The Candida dubliniensis CD36 chromosome 2, complete sequence genome contains a region encoding:
- a CDS encoding Phosphatidylinositol 3-kinase, putative (Similar to S. cerevisiae TOR1), translating to MSASTSTSAQLQVVDGVALTEIFRGLTSTSEEERSKYAEELHNYLSSIARDLSSEQFNRYNNDINKTIFDLLHGEKTAEILGGIAALNSLIEFDSGVGKENAGKTARFSNYLGSLILSNDLVIMKQAIRTLGKLATLGGNLTGDFVDFEAKRAIEWLQSDSKQHENRRHAAILIITALADNAPTLLYPLINQVLENLWTPLRDHKLIVREDAAIALEKCMHIIYDRDVNARSFWIKRMIDSASRLLNENDATDGADSSSSYNITFSGQSTENIHGSLLTYRELLKYFKDPFIVSRFEQIYENTYLYKNHKVAIIRQELTNIFPLLCKVNTELFVEKYLHRTLYYYLSQLKKYKAQNNETANADKSAIFKSIGLIALEVGNQIATYLDAILDNIREGLSYTSTAVVQSILAKAASNESPNISTTNIASLTSGSKYTASRKETEPAIFYCISKLSIAVGPALTKHLQRDILDMMFANCSLSKHMQDVLQILIENIPTLTNLINEKLLNLLSLVLSGKGFQPPGSPFGTIKVNTSLARDCRLIMISRDTGMSANTILMNQEKYEKLDSKILIQALEMLAFFKFENYQLNEFVRYCTITYLEHNNAKVRLTATVTSCQIFIKDPICQQVSVNALNTVNEVLGKLVSISITDPVPEIRLAGLNCLIKAGNFDPQLSQANNVRLLFIALNDEVFGVRKVAIQILGRLSCINPAYIVPSLRKTLIQLLSKLEYSTTSRKKEESAILLSLLISNSKELTRPYVKPIVDALLPKAKDLSSSVASSAIKCLGELSVVGGEDLKPFIPDLMPLILDTFQDQSSSYKRDAALRTLGQLAFSSGYVIQPLLDYPQLLGMLVAILKSETSPDIKRETVRLLGILGALDPYKHREVEQNSKNIPVEQNAPPVDVALLMQGMSPSNEEYYPKVAITNLMKILKDPSLSIHHTKVIQAVMYIFQTLGLRCVAFLPQIIPGIINVMHTCQLSMLKFYFQQLGDIVLIVKQHIRPFLDDIFKVIKEFFNVGSQLNIQVTIINVVQSVSRALDGEFKMYLPEVLTLMIGVFEEDKSVKRSPSLHVLKSFVVFGSNIEEFVDIIVPHIVRLFETGPVELRRAAIETIGRLSKNVMLNDMASRIIHPILRILGQGSIELREPCINTLTYMLVQLGPEFTVFIPVIKKTLLQKNIHAVKFEQLVGKLIGGDPLPLHLDIYKDYDYSLYDVADTDMPSKKLPVNQASLKAAWDVSQRRTKEDWQEWIGRLSKELLLQSPSHAIRACAGLASDYYPLAKDLFNASFASCWSELYSQHKEELVESFFIALSSPSNPPEIHQTLLNLAEFMEHDDKPLPIAISTLGQYAQRAHAFAKALHYKELEFYDQPTTPTIESLISINNQLQQSDAAIGILKHAQLHHDLQLKETWYEKLQRWDDALKAYNEREKIEPDNMEITIGKMRCLHALGEWEQLSELARSKWDSSSSEIKRSVAPLAAAAAWGLSQWDRMDACIKVMKAESPDKAFFNAILSLHRNNFDDASVHILKARDLLVTEITALVSESYNRAYGVVVRVQMLAELEEIIKYKCLPQGSEKRAVMRKTWNTRLLGCQRNVDIWQRMLKVRALVIKPKQDMDMWIKFANLCRKSGRLNLAEKSLNLLLEEGSPENPSRAPPQVVYAQLKYMWAKGQRPEALRHLVDFTTRMSQDLGLNPNDLITQPLPSEGPGIPRHVEEYTKLLARCFLKQGEWQIALNSNWRSETSEIILGAYLLATHFDNKWYKAWHNWALANFEVISLYTSQSTSANNKIEILQDERNGSIEDGHSELKKTDQQKQQQQQQQQQQQQANIIPIEAVQRHVIPSIKGFFHSIALSNSNSLQDMLRLLTLWFKFGGIPEAAKAMTEGFNMVKIDNWLEVIPQLISRIHQPNEIVSRSLFALLTDLGKAHPQALVYPLTVAITSESTSRKRAAQSIIEKMRVHSPSLVDQAELVSRELIRVAVLWHEQWHDALEDASRFFFGEHNTEKMFETLEPLHQLLQKGPETMREQAFANAFGRELTDAYEWVLNFRRTKDITNLNQAWDIYYNVFRRISKQVQSLASLELQYVSPDLEHAQDLELAVPGTYQAGKPVIRIVKFDPTFSIISSKQRPRKLSCRGSDGKDYQYALKGHEDIRQDNLVMQLFGLVNTLLVNDPECFKRHLDIQQYPAIPLSPKVGLLGWVPNSDTFHVLIKGYRESRSIMLNIEHRLLLQMAPDYDLLTLLQKVEVFTSAMDNCKGQDLYKVLWLKSKSSEAWLDRRTTYTRSLAVMSMVGYILGLGDRHPSNLMLDRITGKVIHIDFGDCFEAAILREKYPERVPFRLTRMLNYAMEVSGIEGSFRITCEHVMRVLRDNKESLMAILEAFAYDPLINWGFDFPTKALAESTGIRVPQVNTAELLRRGQIDEKEAVRLQKQNELEIRNARAALVLKRITDKLTGNDIKRLRGLDVPTQVDKLIQQATSVENLCQHYIGWCSFW from the coding sequence ATGTCAGCATCTACATCTACATCTGCACAGCTTCAAGTGGTTGATGGTGTTGCTCTAACAGAGATATTCAGAGGGCTTACTTCGACCTCTGAAGAAGAGAGATCAAAGTACGCAGAGGAACTACACAATTACTTATCTTCAATTGCACGAGACTTATCCTCCGAACAGTTTAACAGGTATAACAACGACATCAACAAGAccatatttgatttattgcATGGTGAAAAGACTGCTGAGATATTAGGTGGTATAGCAGCGCTAAAttcattgattgaatttgacTCGGGAGTGGGGAAAGAAAATGCAGGCAAAACAGCAAGATTTTCAAACTATCTTGGTTCTTTGATATTGTCCAATGATTTAGTAATTATGAAACAAGCAATTCGTACTTTGGGTAAGCTAGCCACTCTAGGGGGAAATCTCACTGgagattttgttgatttcgAAGCCAAAAGAGCTATTGAATGGCTACAGAGCGATAGCAAACAACACGAGAATAGACGGCATGCAGCCATATTGATCATTACTGCACTTGCAGATAATGCTCCCACTTTATTGTATCCTTTGATTAATCAagttttggaaaatttgTGGACACCCTTAAGGGACCATAAGTTGATTGTTCGTGAAGATGCTGCTATAGCACTTGAAAAATGCATGCATATCATTTATGATCGAGACGTTAACGCACGCTCGTTTTGGATCAAACGCATGATTGATCTGGCATCAAGGTTACTTAATGAAAACGACGCCACTGATGGAGCTGATTCCAGCTCCTCATACAATATCACATTTAGCGGACAGTCTACTGAAAACATACATGGATCTTTATTGACGTACCGTGAGTTActcaaatattttaaagaTCCGTTTATTGTGTCACGATTTGAACAGATTTATGAGAATACATATTTGTACAAAAACCACAAAGTTGCAATCATAAGACAAGAGCTAACAAACATATTCCCTTTGTTGTGCAAGGTAAACACagaattgtttgttgaGAAGTATTTGCACCGAAcattgtattattatttgtcaCAGTTGAAGAAATATAAAGCTCAGAATAACGAGACAGCGAATGCTGATAAGAGCGCTATATTCAAAAGCATAGGATTGATTGCTTTGGAAGTTGGTAATCAAATTGCAACTTATTTAGATGCAATATTGGATAATATTAGAGAAGGCTTATCGTATACTTCTACTGCAGTGGTACAGCTGATTTTGGCCAAGGCTGCTTCAAATGAATCCCCAAATATCAGCACAACCAACATTGCATCCTTGACGTCAGGTTCAAAATACACGGCCAGCAGAAAAGAGACTGAACCTGctattttttattgtatCAGCAAATTATCTATAGCAGTAGGGCCAGCATTGACAAAGCACTTGCAAAGAGATATTTTGGATATGATGTTTGCAAACTGCTCGTTATCAAAGCACATGCAAGATGTCCTTCAAATTTTGATAGAAAACATTCCAACATTAACAAACTtgataaatgaaaaattattgaactTGCTAAGTTTAGTTTTGTCTGGTAAGGGATTTCAACCACCTGGATCGCCATTTGGGACTATAAAGGTCAATACTTCGCTTGCCAGAGATTGCCGATTGATCATGATATCTAGAGACACGGGAATGAGCGCTAACACTATTTTGATGAATCAGGAAAAGTATGAAAAACTTGATAGTAAGATATTGATTCAAGCTTTAGAAATGTTagcatttttcaaatttgaaaattatcagttaaatgaatttgtcAGGTACTGCACTATCACGTACCTTGAACACAACAACGCAAAAGTGCGTCTTACTGCAACTGTTACGTCGTGCCAAATATTCATTAAAGATCCAATATGTCAACAAGTCAGTGTTAATGCATTGAATACTGTAAACGAAGTTTTAGGTAAATTGGTGTCTATTTCTATTACTGACCCAGTTCCTGAAATTAGATTGGCAGGTTTAAATTGCTTAATAAAAGCTGGAAATTTTGATCCACAATTATCGCAAGCTAATAATGTGAGGTTATTGTTCATTGCATTGAATGATGAGGTTTTCGGTGTTAGAAAAGTAGCTATACAGATTTTGGGGAGATTGTCGTGCATCAATCCAGCATATATTGTTCCATCCTTAAGAAAGACCCTTATTCAGCTATTATCCAAATTAGAGTATTCTACCACCAGTagaaaaaaggaagaaagCGCAATTTTGTTGTCTTTACTTATTAGCAATTCAAAGGAATTAACCAGACCATATGTGAAGCCTATAGTTGATGCTTTGCTTCCCAAGGCCAAGGATTTGAGCTCCTCCGTAGCTTCTAGTGCAATAAAATGTTTGGGGGAATTGTCGGTGGTCGGTGGTGAAGATCTCAAACCATTTATCCCCGACTTGATGCCGTTAATTCTAGATACTTTCCAAGATCAAAGTTCATCTTACAAACGGGATGCGGCATTGAGGACTTTGGGCCAACTAGCATTTTCTTCAGGATATGTCATTCAACCCTTGCTTGATTATCCTCAGTTGTTAGGGATGTTAGTAGCAATACTAAAACTGGAGACCTCTCCAGATATCAAGAGAGAAACAGTCCGATTGTTGGGTATTTTGGGGGCACTTGATCCTTACAAACATAGGGAAGTCGAACAAAACTCCAAGAATATACCGGTTGAGCAAAATGCGCCACCAGTAGATGTGGCCTTGTTAATGCAGGGAATGTCACCTTCCAACGAAGAGTATTACCCTAAAGTGGCAATTACTAActtgatgaaaatattaaaagatCCATCCTTAAGTATCCACCATACAAAGGTTATTCAGGCTGTAAtgtatatttttcaaacattGGGCTTGAGGTGTGTAGCGTTCTTGCCCCAAATCATTCCAGgaattattaatgttaTGCATACTTGTCAATTATCTATgttaaaattttatttcCAACAGCTAGGAGATATTGTTTTGATTGTCAAACAACATATTCGACCATTTTTAGATGATATTTTCAAAGTCATAAAGGAGTTCTTTAATGTTGGCTCTCAGTTGAATATTCAAGTGACAATAATTAACGTGGTTCAATCTGTGTCGCGTGCTTTGGATGGAGAGTTCAAAATGTATTTACCTGAAGTCTTGACACTAATGATTGGGGTTtttgaagaagataaatCTGTCAAACGCTCCCCGTCTTTGCATGTTTTGAAAAgctttgttgtttttggaaGTAATATCGAAGAATTTGTCGACATAATTGTACCACATATCGTTAGGCTATTTGAAACAGGTCCCGTCGAATTGCGCAGAGCAGCAATTGAGACTATAGGAAGGTTATCGAAAAATGTTATGTTGAACGATATGGCATCTAGAATTATCCATCCAATATTAAGAATTCTTGGTCAAGGGAGTATTGAGCTTCGCGAGCCATGCATAAACACTTTGACATATATGTTGGTTCAGTTGGGTCCCGAGTTTACTGTTTTTATCCCTGTGATTAAAAAGACCTTGTTGCAGAAAAATATCCATGCAGTCAAGTTTGAGCAATTGGTTGGAAAATTGATTGGTGGAGACCCATTACCACTACATTTGGATATTTACAAAGATTATGATTATAGTCTATATGATGTTGCAGATACGGATATGCCGTCTAAGAAATTGCCTGTAAATCAAGCATCGTTAAAGGCAGCTTGGGATGTAAGCCAACGAAGAACTAAAGAAGATTGGCAAGAGTGGATTGGTAGGTTGAGTAAGGAACTTTTGCTTCAGAGTCCCTCTCATGCCATCAGGGCGTGTGCTGGATTGGCATCAGATTATTACCCACTTGCAAAAGACCTTTTCAATGCTAGTTTTGCTAGTTGCTGGAGCGAGCTATATTCTCAGCATAAAGAGGAATTGGTGGAATCGTTTTTTATTGCACTTTCATCACCAAGCAATCCTCCCGAAATACATCAAACATTATTGAATCTAGCTGAGTTTATGGAACATGATGATAAACCACTTCCAATTGCGATTTCTACATTGGGTCAATATGCACAACGTGCCCATGCGTTTGCAAAGGCTTTACATTATAAGGAATTGGAGTTTTATGATCAACCTACAACGCCCACAATTGAATCGTTGATTAGtatcaataatcaattgCAACAATCGGATGCTGCCATAGGTATTTTAAAACATGCACAATTGCACCATGATTTGCAATTGAAGGAAACTTGGTATGAGAAATTGCAACGTTGGGACGACGCTTTGAAAGCATACAAcgaaagagaaaaaatcGAGCCAGACAATATGGAAATTACTATTGGTAAAATGAGGTGTTTACATGCTTTAGGTGAGTGGGAGCAATTATCAGAACTAGCTCGAAGCAAATGGGATAGTTCATCTAGCGAAATCAAACGAAGTGTTGCACCGCttgcagcagcagcagcttGGGGATTGAGTCAGTGGGACAGAATGGATGCATGTATTAAAGTCATGAAAGCGGAATCACCGGATAAGGCTTTTTTCAATGCTATCTTAAGTCTCCACAGAAATAACTTTGATGATGCTTCAGTGCATATTTTGAAAGCGAGAGATTTGCTTGTGACGGAAATAACTGCTTTGGTGAGTGAAAGTTACAATCGTGCCTATGGAGTTGTTGTGCGAGTTCAAATGCTTGCAGAGTTGgaagaaattatcaaatacaaGTGTTTGCCACAAGGGTCTGAAAAGCGAGCTGTCATGCGCAAAACTTGGAATACAAGACTATTGGGATGCCAAAGAAACGTGGATATATGGCAAAGAATGTTGAAAGTTAGAGCATTGGTGatcaaaccaaaacaaGACATGGATATGTGGATCAAATTTGCCAATTTGTGCAGAAAATCTGGAAGATTGAATTTGGCAGAGAAATCcttgaatttattattagaagaagGATCTCCGGAAAATCCATCAAGAGCTCCTCCTCAAGTTGTTTACGCTCAATTGAAGTATATGTGGGCCAAGGGCCAGAGGCCAGAGGCTTTGCGTCATTTAGTGGATTTTACCACTAGGATGTCCCAAGACTTAGGGTTGAATCcaaatgatttgattacTCAACCATTACCTTCTGAGGGTCCAGGTATTCCAAGGCATGTTGAAGAATACACTAAATTGTTGGCAAGGTGTTTCTTGAAGCAAGGTGAATGGCAAATTGCATTAAATAGCAATTGGAGATCCGAGACTTCGGAGATTATTTTGGGTGCATATTTATTGGCAACCCATTTTGACAATAAATGGTATAAGGCCTGGCATAATTGGGCATTGGCAAATTTTGAGGTTATCTCCTTGTACACTAGTCAAAGCACGTCAGCcaacaataaaatagaGATCTTACAAGACGAACGCAATGGTTCTATTGAGGATGGCCATTccgaattgaaaaaaactGACCagcaaaaacaacaacaacaacaacagcagcagcagcagcagcaagCTAATATTATACCAATTGAAGCTGTTCAAAGACATGTCATACCGTCTATCAAAGGGTTCTTTCATTCTATTGCATTATCTAATTCAAACTCTCTTCAAGATATGTTGAGACTACTTACATTGTGGTTTAAATTTGGTGGAATTCCTGAGGCAGCCAAGGCCATGACAGAAGGGTTTAATATGgtaaaaattgataactGGTTGGAAGTAATACCACAATTGATTTCTCGGATCCATCAACCTAACGAAATAGTGAGTCGCTCCTTATTTGCTTTATTGACTGATTTGGGTAAAGCACATCCACAAGCATTAGTTTATCCTTTGACTGTTGCGATTACTTCTGAGTCAACAAGCCGTAAAAGGGCAGCTCAGTCcatcattgaaaaaatgaGAGTGCACTCTCCTAGCTTGGTGGATCAAGCAGAATTGGTGAGTCGAGAACTTATCCGAGTTGCTGTTTTGTGGCACGAACAATGGCATGATGCATTGGAAGATGCTAGCAGGTTTTTCTTTGGCGAGCACAATACGGAGAAGATGTTTGAAACATTGGAACCATTACACCAATTGTTGCAAAAGGGACCAGAAACAATGCGAGAACAAGCTTTTGCCAATGCTTTCGGCAGGGAATTGACAGACGCGTATGAGTGGGTACTCAACTTTAGAAGAACTAAAGATATAACTAATTTGAATCAGGCATGGGATATATACTACAATGTTTTCAGAAGAATAAGCAAGCAGGTGCAACTGTTGGCTAGTCTTGAGTTGCAATATGTGTCTCCGGACTTGGAGCACGCCCAAGATTTGGAATTAGCTGTGCCAGGTACTTACCAAGCTGGTAAGCCTGTAATCAGGATAGTTAAGTTTGATCCAACCTTTTCGATTATTTCGTCTAAACAAAGACCTAGAAAATTATCCTGTAGGGGAAGTGATGGTAAAGACTATCAATATGCTTTGAAAGGGCATGAAGATATCAGACAGGACAATTTAGTGATGCAattgtttggtttggttAATACGTTGTTGGTAAATGATCCGGAATGTTTCAAGAGACATTTGGATATACAGCAATATCCTGCTATTCCATTATCACCAAAAGTGGGATTGTTAGGTTGGGTTCCAAATAGTGACACTTTCCATGTTTTGATTAAAGGGTATCGTGAATCAAGAAGTATAATGTTAAATATTGAACACAGGCTTTTGTTGCAAATGGCGCCTGACTATGACTTATTGACGTTGTTGCAAAAAGTGGAAGTATTTACAAGTGCGATGGATAATTGTAAGGGTCAGGATTTGTACAAAGTGTTATGGCTCAAATCTAAATCATCCGAAGCCTGGTTGGACCGTAGAACAACATACACGAGATCACTAGCTGTAATGTCTATGGTTGGGTACATATTAGGTTTGGGCGACAGGCATCCGTCAAATTTGATGTTAGACCGTATTACAGGGAAAGTCATCcatattgattttgggGACTGTTTTGAGGCAGCAATATTACGTGAGAAGTATCCAGAGAGAGTACCGTTTAGATTGACGAGGATGCTTAATTACGCCATGGAAGTTAGTGGAATTGAGGGGTCTTTCAGAATTACATGTGAACATGTCATGAGAGTGTTGCGTGATAATAAAGAGTCTCTAATGGCAATATTAGAAGCATTTGCTTATGATCCTTTGATAAATTGGGGGTTTGATTTCCCAACAAAGGCGTTGGCTGAATCAACGGGTATACGAGTCCCACAAGTGAACACTGCAGAGTTATTACGGAGAGGACagattgatgaaaaagaagcTGTAAGGttgcaaaaacaaaatgagTTGGAAATAAGGAATGCCAGGGCTGCGCTAGTGTTGAAACGTATTACCGATAAGTTAACTGGTAACGATATAAAACGGTTAAGGGGATTGGATGTGCCTACTCAAGTCGATAAGTTGATTCAACAAGCCACGAGTGTTGAAAATTTGTGTC